Proteins co-encoded in one Podarcis muralis chromosome 12, rPodMur119.hap1.1, whole genome shotgun sequence genomic window:
- the ZNF804B gene encoding zinc finger protein 804B, which produces MACYLVISSRHLSNGHYRGIKGIFRGPLCKNGSASPDFAEKEKAAARALEDVKANFYCELCDKQYHKHHEFDNHINSYDHAHKQRLKELKQREFARNVASKSWKDEKKQEKALKRLHQLAELRKQSECVAECRPAFKSPQVVVEKEPTPQDKLLLAQEGKVKNTAEGKSITSSTSEKQQELLLSKNQSCIETHRFLRNHISPAFSCGTNGCNRAGVSFSFSKKVHLKLESSASVFSENMEEAYDCIRSPRHKAKQTSEECHACIHMRDERKANVHKRLGTVQSHPDSFASCNLARKNQLQKENNQYKDREQTETHTSFRKDKLHLPDLDCSGSPGAKEGGGELNETQKSLENVVTPQCQTNNICTQQNTYKHSDGLLPECVSESLAQRSSEQGRQCEGNYNPCVFKQSSDCTEAVNADAEMPRDNALVHEIKPKALPFLHVLSKDGRTALRWPTELLLFTKTEPSISYGCNPLYFDFRLSLSHRESGHLEVDEESPNEHSTRTMDIDGNDASDLTENKQLSSEKDNQSLKPKKKKRALSLKKSWPKLDSDTENEMSQSAPKYVSDDLNENLPEVPAPLDCSKRRYTRATSPHTTMHVRSLAQQLQNCEKTLQEEVTENLCIYPLVSRTKKQKCAKCDLMYAQRQTDLDLVTCSSDISDSGKDSILGYKLDSPRESMGNEGNGNFAGCWKFTPLQKPFSDRQSNYSDTSVSSATSYASCYSSHRSSDHSGSHLPFCCKRKQKPVERQKCKHKKHNCISSSDDADGGCLFNKTSQRSRNCAHRHMAKYQRHSRYRHLLQRDVSKQSRNRHPLCKHSRSRSYSSSKGSSTQDSGSSERSSSCTRSRASSSGSLAKELVHDWNKHKKDMKSTDRVEPGKSDSAHSDCQNESCPSKQVGSCSINHLGRKAVGKKSLTAKLLLERVKSKRNQEQTQNTESFSNTCEKDLPHSQPGVKGASSVDSEAMLPLLEKALHIDTSSRWNNGTGSVESGTGTERAEASAIDNIILTASTNYGNSLLNDLGYQALNMAQDTATKHQPDLLAGEMQPLLQSCDSVPNGFPGAFPSHGYSAVPNLTETKEEHHAGVDLSGVEGDLNCYSDSAMHKSGETENKTEPYSKCIPSPLTQQPITFSPDEIDKYRFLQLQAQQHMQKQLVAKHRKVVPAPGPAAFSASPAVPVQQHSSVATLRHTLLQSFALSTGVHPHSSHLSLTHIHPFSPSPFAPFSLSPFTPAFMPAHSALLAGHPFHFVSATPIHPSHLAIPPLPHAAFIPTLFTPQLNAAASSAAHLNPLIHPLFQTQELQHRS; this is translated from the exons AGGCTGAAAGAGCTAAAACAAAGGGAATTTGCACGGAACGTGGCTTCAAAATCCTGGAAAGATGAGAAGAAACAGGAAAAAGCACTCAAGCGACTCCATCAGCTGGCTGAGCTGCGGAAGCAGTCAGAATG CGTTGCTGAATGCAGACCTGCGTTTAAATCTCCCCAAGTGGTTGTAGAAAAAGAGCCGACGCCGCAAGATAAACTTCTGTTAGCTCAAGAAGGCAAAGTCAAGAATACAGCTGAAGGAAAAAGCATCACCAGCAGCACTTcagagaagcagcaggaacttTTGCTAAGCAAGAACCAGTCTTGCATAGAGACACACCGTTTTCTTAGAAACCACATCTCTCCCGCATTCTCCTGTGGCACCAATGGCTGCAATCGGGCCGGGGTGTCCTTTTCATTCTCTAAAAAAGTCCACCTGAAGCTTGAGTCATCAGCATCCGTTTTCAGTGAGAACATGGAAGAAGCATATGACTGCATCAGATCCCCTCGGCATAAAGCAAAGCAGACTTCCGAAGAGTGCCATGCGTGTATACATATGAGGGACGAGAGGAAAGCAAATGTGCATAAACGGTTAGGCACCGTTCAAAGTCACCCAGACAGCTTCGCCTCCTGTAATCTGGCTCGGAAAAATCAACTGCAGAAAGAAAACAATCAGTACAAGGACAGAGAGCAAACAGAAACTCATACTTCATTTCGTAAAGACAAACTACATCTTCCAGATTTGGATTGTTCTGGGTCTCCTGGtgcaaaagaaggaggaggagagttgaACGAGACCCAGAAATCCTTGGAAAACGTTGTTACACCTCAATGCCAAACGAATAACATTTGTACGCAGCAAAACACTTACAAGCACAGTGATGGCCTGTTACCAGAATGTGTCTCTGAGTCCTTAGCCCAACGATCATCTGAGCAAGGACGTCAATGTGAGGGAAACTACAATCCCTGTGTATTCAAACAATCTTCTGATTGTACAGAAGCTGTCAATGCAGATGCTGAAATGCCTAGGGATAATGCACTGGTTCATGAAATTAAGCCTAAAGCATTGCCTTTTCTTCATGTACTGAGCAAAGATGGCAGGACAGCCTTACGGTGGCCCACAGAACTTCTTTTGTTTACAAAAACAGAACCCTCCATTTCCTATGGTTGTAATCCATTGTATTTTGATTTTCGGCTCTCCTTATCTCATAGAGAAAGTGGGCATCTTGAAGTCGACGAAGAAAGTCCTAATGAGCACTCAACAAGAACTATGGACATAGATGGAAATGACGCCTCAGATCTAACTGAGAACAAGCAACTGTCCAGTGAAAAAGATAATCAGTCTTtgaagccaaagaagaagaaaagagctctAAGCCTCAAAAAGTCCTGGCCAAAATTGGATTCAGACACAGAGAATGAAATGAGTCAAAGTGCTCCAAAGTACGTCTCAGATGATTTGAATGAAAACCTACCTGAAGTGCCTGCACCCCTTGATTGCTCAAAAAGGCGTTACACGAGAGCAACAAGTCCCCACACAACAATGCATGTGAGATCTTTAGCACAGCAGTTGCAGAACTGTGAAAAAACTCTACAGGAGGAAGTAACTGAAAACCTTTGCATTTATCCCTTGGTGTCTAGGACAAAGAAGCAAAAATGTGCAAAATGTGATTTAATGTATGCCCAAAGACAAACCGACCTGGATTTGGTCACCTGCAGCAGTGACATAAGTGACAGCGGGAAAGATTCCATTCTCGGATACAAGTTAGATTCACCCAGGGAGTCCATGGGAAACGAAGGCAATGGGAATTTTGCTGGTTGCTGGAAATTCACTCCTTTGCAAAAGCCCTTTTCTGACAGACAGTCTAATTATTCTGACACTTCTGTTAGCAGTGCAACTAGTTACGCTAGTTGCTACTCTAGTCACAGATCAAGTGATCACAGCGGAAGTCATTTGCCTTTTTGctgcaaaaggaaacaaaagcCGGTTGAAAGGCAGAAATGTAAACACAAAAAGCACAATTGCATTTCATCTTCTGATGATGCAGATGGGGGCTGCCTTTTCAACAAAACAAGTCAAAGATCTAGAAACTGTGCACACAGGCATATGGCAAAATATCAAAGACATTCGAGATATAGACATTTACTACAAAGAGATGTATCAAAGCAAAGCAGGAACAGACACCCTCTTTGTAAacacagcaggagcaggagctacAGCAGCTCCAAAGGTTCTTCCACCCAAGATTCAGGAAGCAGCGAAAGATCATCAAGCTGCACCAGATCAAGAGCCAGCAGTTCGGGATCCCTTGCAAAAGAATTGGTGCATGACTGGAACAAACACAAAAAGGATATGAAAAGCACCGACAGAGTTGAACCAGGAAAATCAGACTCTGCACACTCAGACTGCCAGAATGAAAGTTGTCCATCAAAACAAGTTGGAAGCTGCTCCATCAACCACTTAGGAAGGAAAGCAGTGGGGAAGAAGTCGTTAACGGCCAAACTCCTTTTAGAGAGGGTGAAATCAAAGCGAAACCAGGAGCAAACTCAGAACACTGAAAGCTTTTCAAATACCTGCGAGAAAGATCTCCCCCATAGTCAACCAGGTGTTAAAGGTGCATCATCAGTGGATAGTGAAGCAATGTTACCTTTGCTTGAGAAAGCCCTTCACATTGATACGAGCAGCAGGTGGAACAATGGAACTGGCTCTGTGGAAAGCGGCACAGGCACAGAGCGAGCCGAAGCTTCAGCGATAGATAATATTATTCTGACAGCTAGCACTAACTATGGCAATAGCCTGCTTAACGACTTAGGTTATCAGGCCCTGAATATGGCACAGGACACCGCAACAAAGCATCAACCGGATCTCTTAGCTGGTGAAATGCAGCCCCTACTACAAAGCTGTGACTCGGTGCCAAATGGTTTTCCTGGTGCTTTTCCTTCTCATGGATATTCTGCTGTTCCCAACCTAACAGAGACCAAAGAAGAACACCATGCAGGTGTAGACTTGAGTGGAGTGgaaggggatttgaactgctactCTGACAGTGCTATGCATAAATCCGGTGAAACAGAAAACAAGACTGAGCCGTACAGTAAGTGCATCCCCTCTCCTTTAACGCAGCAGCCTATAACCTTTTCCCCGGATGAGATAGACAAATATAGGTTTCTTCAGCTGCAGGCCCAGCAGCATATGCAGAAACAGCTTGTGGCAAAGCATCGCAAGGTTGTGCCTGCCCCGGGACCAGCTGCCTTCTCTGCCTCCCCAGCTGTCCCTGTTCAGCAGCACTCGTCTGTTGCCACCCTCCGCCACACGCTGCTGCAGAGCTTTGCCCTGTCCACTGGAGTACATCCTCACAGCAGCCATCTTTCCCTGACTCATATACATCCATTCTCACCATCGCCTTTTGCTCCATTCTCACTCTCGCCCTTTACTCCGGCCTTCATGCCCGCACACTCGGCGCTCCTGGCGGGACACCCGTTCCATTTCGTATCGGCGACTCCCATCCACCCATCCCATCTGGCAATCCCGCCGCTGCCCCACGCAGCCTTTATTCCTACCCTGTTCACGCCCCAGCTGAACGCAGCTGCATCTTCTGCCGCACATCTCAACCCCTTGATCCATCCATTATTCCAGACTCAAGAACTTCAGCATCGTTCCTGA